Proteins encoded within one genomic window of Macaca fascicularis isolate 582-1 chromosome 16, T2T-MFA8v1.1:
- the TP53I13 gene encoding tumor protein p53-inducible protein 13 isoform X1 yields the protein MAPPPPSPQLLLLAALARLLGPSEVMAGPAEEAGAHCPEGLWPLPPQVSPRVTYTRVSPGRAEDVTFLYHPCAHPWLKFQLALLAYACMANPSLAPDSSLTQDRPLVLTAWELALEMAWVEPTWAAHWLMRRRRRKERKKKAWIYCESLSGLAPTEPTLGRGRLCRRGCVQALALAFALRSWRPPGTEVTSQGPRQPSPNGAKRRRLRAALGPQPTRSALRFPSASSGSLKARQPMVGIPGRESNAPSVPTVSFLPGAPGGNASSRTEAQVLNGQGSPGGCVCSSQASPAPRAAAPPRAARGPTPRTEEAAWAAMALTFLLVLLTLATLCTRLHRNFRRGESIYWGPTADSQDTVAAVLKRRLLQPSRRVKRSRRRPLLPPTPDSGPEGESSE from the exons ATGGCGCCTCCTCCGCCTTCGCCCCAGCTGCTTCTCTTGGCAGCCCTTGCGAGGCTCCTGGGTCCCAGCGAG GTGATGGCTGGGCCGGCGGAGGAGGCGGGAGCCCATTGTCCCGAGGGCCTGTGGCCTCTGCCCCCGCAG GTGTCACCAAGAGTGACCTACACACGAGTGAGCCCAGGACGG GCTGAGGATGTCACCTTCCTCTACCACCCCTGTGCCCACCCCTGGCTGAAGTTCCAGCTTGCCCTCTTGGCCTATGCTTGTATGGCTAACCCCTCCCTCGCCCCTGACTCCAGCCTCACGCAGGATCGG CCCCTGGTGCTGACTGCATGGGAGCTGGCGCTGGAGATGGCCTGGGTAGAGCCAACCTGGGCCGCCCACTGGCTGATgaggaggcggaggaggaaggagaggaagaagaaggcaTGGATCTACTGTGAAAGCCTTTCAGGGCTGGCGCCCACCGAGCCAACCCTGGGTAGAGGGAGGCTGTGCCGGAGAGGGTGTGTGCAG GCCCTGGCTCTGGCCTTCGCTCTGCGGAGCTGGCGGCCCCCTGGCACAGAAGTGACATCTCAAGGGCCCAGGCAGCCCTCTCCCAATGGTGCCAAAAGACGGAGGCTGCGGGCTGCCCTTGGTCCCCAGCCCACTCGCTCAGCCCTGAGGTTTCCCTCTGCTTCCTCAGGGAGCTTGAAGGCCAGGCAGCCCATGGTGGGAATCCCTGGTAGGGAGAGTAATGCCCCATCTGTGCCCACTGTCTCCTTCCTGCCCGGGGCGCCTGGAGGCAATGCCAGCTCCAGGACAGAGGCTCAGGTGCTCAACGGGCAAGGCAGCCCTGGGGGCTGTGTCTGTTCAAGTCAGGCTTCCCCGGCCCCTCGCGCAGCAGCGCCTCCACGGGCAGCCCGCGGCCCCACCCCACGCACTGAAGAGGCCGCCTGGGCTGCCATGGCCCTAACCTTCCTGCTGGTGCTGCTCACCCTGGCCACGCTCTGCACACGGCTGCACAGAAACTTCCGACGCGGGGAGAGCATCTATTGGGGGCCCACAGCGGACAGCCAGGACACAGTGGCTG CTGTGCTGAAGCGGAGGCTGCTGCAGCCCTCGCGCCGGGTCAAGCGCTCCCGCCGGAGACCCCTCCTTCCGCCCACGCCGGACAGCGGCCCGGAAGGCGAGAGCTCGGAGTGA
- the TP53I13 gene encoding tumor protein p53-inducible protein 13 isoform X2: protein MAGPAEEAGAHCPEGLWPLPPQVSPRVTYTRVSPGRAEDVTFLYHPCAHPWLKFQLALLAYACMANPSLAPDSSLTQDRPLVLTAWELALEMAWVEPTWAAHWLMRRRRRKERKKKAWIYCESLSGLAPTEPTLGRGRLCRRGCVQALALAFALRSWRPPGTEVTSQGPRQPSPNGAKRRRLRAALGPQPTRSALRFPSASSGSLKARQPMVGIPGRESNAPSVPTVSFLPGAPGGNASSRTEAQVLNGQGSPGGCVCSSQASPAPRAAAPPRAARGPTPRTEEAAWAAMALTFLLVLLTLATLCTRLHRNFRRGESIYWGPTADSQDTVAAVLKRRLLQPSRRVKRSRRRPLLPPTPDSGPEGESSE from the exons ATGGCTGGGCCGGCGGAGGAGGCGGGAGCCCATTGTCCCGAGGGCCTGTGGCCTCTGCCCCCGCAG GTGTCACCAAGAGTGACCTACACACGAGTGAGCCCAGGACGG GCTGAGGATGTCACCTTCCTCTACCACCCCTGTGCCCACCCCTGGCTGAAGTTCCAGCTTGCCCTCTTGGCCTATGCTTGTATGGCTAACCCCTCCCTCGCCCCTGACTCCAGCCTCACGCAGGATCGG CCCCTGGTGCTGACTGCATGGGAGCTGGCGCTGGAGATGGCCTGGGTAGAGCCAACCTGGGCCGCCCACTGGCTGATgaggaggcggaggaggaaggagaggaagaagaaggcaTGGATCTACTGTGAAAGCCTTTCAGGGCTGGCGCCCACCGAGCCAACCCTGGGTAGAGGGAGGCTGTGCCGGAGAGGGTGTGTGCAG GCCCTGGCTCTGGCCTTCGCTCTGCGGAGCTGGCGGCCCCCTGGCACAGAAGTGACATCTCAAGGGCCCAGGCAGCCCTCTCCCAATGGTGCCAAAAGACGGAGGCTGCGGGCTGCCCTTGGTCCCCAGCCCACTCGCTCAGCCCTGAGGTTTCCCTCTGCTTCCTCAGGGAGCTTGAAGGCCAGGCAGCCCATGGTGGGAATCCCTGGTAGGGAGAGTAATGCCCCATCTGTGCCCACTGTCTCCTTCCTGCCCGGGGCGCCTGGAGGCAATGCCAGCTCCAGGACAGAGGCTCAGGTGCTCAACGGGCAAGGCAGCCCTGGGGGCTGTGTCTGTTCAAGTCAGGCTTCCCCGGCCCCTCGCGCAGCAGCGCCTCCACGGGCAGCCCGCGGCCCCACCCCACGCACTGAAGAGGCCGCCTGGGCTGCCATGGCCCTAACCTTCCTGCTGGTGCTGCTCACCCTGGCCACGCTCTGCACACGGCTGCACAGAAACTTCCGACGCGGGGAGAGCATCTATTGGGGGCCCACAGCGGACAGCCAGGACACAGTGGCTG CTGTGCTGAAGCGGAGGCTGCTGCAGCCCTCGCGCCGGGTCAAGCGCTCCCGCCGGAGACCCCTCCTTCCGCCCACGCCGGACAGCGGCCCGGAAGGCGAGAGCTCGGAGTGA
- the TP53I13 gene encoding tumor protein p53-inducible protein 13 isoform X3 — MAPPPPSPQLLLLAALARLLGPSEVMAGPAEEAGAHCPEGLWPLPPQVSPRVTYTRVSPGRPLVLTAWELALEMAWVEPTWAAHWLMRRRRRKERKKKAWIYCESLSGLAPTEPTLGRGRLCRRGCVQALALAFALRSWRPPGTEVTSQGPRQPSPNGAKRRRLRAALGPQPTRSALRFPSASSGSLKARQPMVGIPGRESNAPSVPTVSFLPGAPGGNASSRTEAQVLNGQGSPGGCVCSSQASPAPRAAAPPRAARGPTPRTEEAAWAAMALTFLLVLLTLATLCTRLHRNFRRGESIYWGPTADSQDTVAAVLKRRLLQPSRRVKRSRRRPLLPPTPDSGPEGESSE; from the exons ATGGCGCCTCCTCCGCCTTCGCCCCAGCTGCTTCTCTTGGCAGCCCTTGCGAGGCTCCTGGGTCCCAGCGAG GTGATGGCTGGGCCGGCGGAGGAGGCGGGAGCCCATTGTCCCGAGGGCCTGTGGCCTCTGCCCCCGCAG GTGTCACCAAGAGTGACCTACACACGAGTGAGCCCAGGACGG CCCCTGGTGCTGACTGCATGGGAGCTGGCGCTGGAGATGGCCTGGGTAGAGCCAACCTGGGCCGCCCACTGGCTGATgaggaggcggaggaggaaggagaggaagaagaaggcaTGGATCTACTGTGAAAGCCTTTCAGGGCTGGCGCCCACCGAGCCAACCCTGGGTAGAGGGAGGCTGTGCCGGAGAGGGTGTGTGCAG GCCCTGGCTCTGGCCTTCGCTCTGCGGAGCTGGCGGCCCCCTGGCACAGAAGTGACATCTCAAGGGCCCAGGCAGCCCTCTCCCAATGGTGCCAAAAGACGGAGGCTGCGGGCTGCCCTTGGTCCCCAGCCCACTCGCTCAGCCCTGAGGTTTCCCTCTGCTTCCTCAGGGAGCTTGAAGGCCAGGCAGCCCATGGTGGGAATCCCTGGTAGGGAGAGTAATGCCCCATCTGTGCCCACTGTCTCCTTCCTGCCCGGGGCGCCTGGAGGCAATGCCAGCTCCAGGACAGAGGCTCAGGTGCTCAACGGGCAAGGCAGCCCTGGGGGCTGTGTCTGTTCAAGTCAGGCTTCCCCGGCCCCTCGCGCAGCAGCGCCTCCACGGGCAGCCCGCGGCCCCACCCCACGCACTGAAGAGGCCGCCTGGGCTGCCATGGCCCTAACCTTCCTGCTGGTGCTGCTCACCCTGGCCACGCTCTGCACACGGCTGCACAGAAACTTCCGACGCGGGGAGAGCATCTATTGGGGGCCCACAGCGGACAGCCAGGACACAGTGGCTG CTGTGCTGAAGCGGAGGCTGCTGCAGCCCTCGCGCCGGGTCAAGCGCTCCCGCCGGAGACCCCTCCTTCCGCCCACGCCGGACAGCGGCCCGGAAGGCGAGAGCTCGGAGTGA
- the TP53I13 gene encoding tumor protein p53-inducible protein 13 isoform X4: MAGPAEEAGAHCPEGLWPLPPQVSPRVTYTRVSPGRPLVLTAWELALEMAWVEPTWAAHWLMRRRRRKERKKKAWIYCESLSGLAPTEPTLGRGRLCRRGCVQALALAFALRSWRPPGTEVTSQGPRQPSPNGAKRRRLRAALGPQPTRSALRFPSASSGSLKARQPMVGIPGRESNAPSVPTVSFLPGAPGGNASSRTEAQVLNGQGSPGGCVCSSQASPAPRAAAPPRAARGPTPRTEEAAWAAMALTFLLVLLTLATLCTRLHRNFRRGESIYWGPTADSQDTVAAVLKRRLLQPSRRVKRSRRRPLLPPTPDSGPEGESSE; the protein is encoded by the exons ATGGCTGGGCCGGCGGAGGAGGCGGGAGCCCATTGTCCCGAGGGCCTGTGGCCTCTGCCCCCGCAG GTGTCACCAAGAGTGACCTACACACGAGTGAGCCCAGGACGG CCCCTGGTGCTGACTGCATGGGAGCTGGCGCTGGAGATGGCCTGGGTAGAGCCAACCTGGGCCGCCCACTGGCTGATgaggaggcggaggaggaaggagaggaagaagaaggcaTGGATCTACTGTGAAAGCCTTTCAGGGCTGGCGCCCACCGAGCCAACCCTGGGTAGAGGGAGGCTGTGCCGGAGAGGGTGTGTGCAG GCCCTGGCTCTGGCCTTCGCTCTGCGGAGCTGGCGGCCCCCTGGCACAGAAGTGACATCTCAAGGGCCCAGGCAGCCCTCTCCCAATGGTGCCAAAAGACGGAGGCTGCGGGCTGCCCTTGGTCCCCAGCCCACTCGCTCAGCCCTGAGGTTTCCCTCTGCTTCCTCAGGGAGCTTGAAGGCCAGGCAGCCCATGGTGGGAATCCCTGGTAGGGAGAGTAATGCCCCATCTGTGCCCACTGTCTCCTTCCTGCCCGGGGCGCCTGGAGGCAATGCCAGCTCCAGGACAGAGGCTCAGGTGCTCAACGGGCAAGGCAGCCCTGGGGGCTGTGTCTGTTCAAGTCAGGCTTCCCCGGCCCCTCGCGCAGCAGCGCCTCCACGGGCAGCCCGCGGCCCCACCCCACGCACTGAAGAGGCCGCCTGGGCTGCCATGGCCCTAACCTTCCTGCTGGTGCTGCTCACCCTGGCCACGCTCTGCACACGGCTGCACAGAAACTTCCGACGCGGGGAGAGCATCTATTGGGGGCCCACAGCGGACAGCCAGGACACAGTGGCTG CTGTGCTGAAGCGGAGGCTGCTGCAGCCCTCGCGCCGGGTCAAGCGCTCCCGCCGGAGACCCCTCCTTCCGCCCACGCCGGACAGCGGCCCGGAAGGCGAGAGCTCGGAGTGA
- the ABHD15 gene encoding protein ABHD15: MPPWGAAFALILAVLALLRLLSPRLRGPWGRAVGEGTLPGAQDRDDEEADGGAPGDQFSDRSEPLPGGCSLVCKPSALAQCLLRALRRSAALEPGPRSWLSGPHLQTLCHFVLPVAPGPELAREYLQLADDGLVALDWVVGPCVRGRRITSAGGLPAVLLVIPNAWGRLTRNVLGLCLLALERGYYPVIFHRRGHHGCPLVSPRLQPFGDPSDLKEAVTYIRFRHPAAPLFAVSEGSGSALLLSYLGECGSSSYVTGAACISPVLRCREWFETGLPWPYERGFLIHQKIALSRYATALEDTVDTSRLFRSRSLREFEEALFCHTKSFPISWDTYWDRNDPLRDVDEAAVPVLCICSADDPVCGPPDHTLTTELFHSNPYFFLLLSRHGGHCGFLRQEPLPAWSHEVILESFRALTEFFRMEERMKGLSRHRASFLGGRRRGGALQRREVASSSNLEEIFSWKRSYTR; the protein is encoded by the exons ATGCCGCCATGGGGCGCCGCCTTCGCGCTCATCTTGGCCGTGCTCGCCCTGCTCCGCCTGCTCAGCCCGCGGCTCCGGGGACCCTGGGGGCGCGCCGTCGGAGAGGGGACCCTGCCGGGGGCCCAAGACCGAGACGACGAGGAGGCGGACGGCGGAGCCCCCGGGGACCAGTTCAGCGACAGGAGCGAGCCACTGCCGGGCGGGTGCAGCCTTGTCTGCAAGCCGTCGGCCCTGGCCCAGTGCCTGCTGCGCGCGCTGCGGCGCTCGGCGGCACTGGAGCCCGGCCCGCGCTCCTGGCTCTCCGGGCCCCACCTGCAGACCCTCTGCCACTTCGTCCTGCCCGTGGCGCCTGGGCCTGAGCTGGCCCGGGAGTACCTACAGTTGGCGGACGATGGGCTGGTGGCCCTGGACTGGGTGGTGGGACCTTGTGTTAGGGGCCGCCGGATCACCAGCGCCGGGGGCCTTCCTGCGGTGCTTCTGGTGATCCCCAATGCGTGGGGTCGCCTCACCCGCAACGTGCTCGGCCTCTGCTTGCTCGCCCTGGAGCGCGGCTACTACCCGGTCATCTTCCATCGTCGCGGCCACCACGGCTGCCCACTGGTCAGCCCCCGGCTGCAGCCTTTCGGGGACCCGTCCGACCTCAAGGAGGCGGTCACATACATCCGCTTCCGACACCCGGCGGCGCCGCTGTTCGCGGTGAGTGAAGGCTCGGGCTCGGCGCTGCTACTGTCCTACCTGGGCGAGTGCGGCTCCTCCAGCTACGTGACAGGCGCTGCCTGCATCTCACCCGTGCTGCGCTGCCGCGAGTGGTTCGAGACTGGCCTACCCTGGCCCTACGAGCGGGGCTTTCTGATCCACCAGAAGATCGCCCTCAGCAG GTATGCCACAGCCCTGGAGGACACTGTGGACACCAGCAGACTGTTCAGGAGCCGTTCCCTTCGAGAGTTTGAGGAGGCTCTCTTCTGCCACACCAAAAGCTTCCCCATCAGCTGGGATACCTACTGGGACCGCAACGACCCCCTCCGGGATGTGGACGAGGCGGCCGTGCCTGTGCTATGTATCTGCAGTGCTGACGACCCCGTGTGTGGACCCCCAGACCACACTCTGACCACTGAACTCTTCCACAGCAACCCCTacttcttcctcctgctcagCCGCCACGGAGGCCACTGTGGCTTCCTGCGCCAGGAGCCCTTGCCAGCCTGGAGCCACGAGGTCATCCTGGAGTCCTTCCGGGCCTTGACTGAGTTCTTCCGAATGGAGGAGAGGATGAAAGGGCTGAGCAGGCACAGAGCTTCCTTCCTTGGGGGCCGTCGTCGCGGGGGAGCCTTGCAGAGGCGAGAGGTCGCTTCCTCTTCCAACCTGGAGGAGATCTTTAGCTGGAAGCGATCATACACAAGATGA